DNA from Lactobacillus sp. ESL0791:
GGATTTACCCGCACTCGATACCTTCAAGCTCAACAAGGAAATTTATGGTGTTTCCGATAATGACTTTAGTAAGCGGCTGGCGCATTTGTCGCGCCTGCTAGATGCCGATGAATTTCTGCAGCAGCCGGTGCGCACACTTAGTTTAGGTCAGCGGATGAAGGCGGAATTTATTGCCGCGTTGATTCATGATCCGGAATTAATTATTTTGGATGAACCAACAATTGGTCTTGATGTGGTCACTAAGAAAAGTATTTGTGCTTTTTTGAAGACACTGACGAATAAAACAATAATTTTTACATCGCACGATTTAACCGAAGTTGAGGAGGTCTCCTCCCGCATTATTATTTTGCATCATGGACAGTTGCTGCTTGATAAAAGTATTGGTGAAATTTTAAGGCTTGATGTGCCGACGGCAATTACGTTTGCCAGCAGCGCAAGTTTAGAAGAGCTGCAGAATGCTTTTACAAATATTCGGCAGCTTGAAAATGGTGATTACCAAATTGCTGATCTAGCTAAACGTGATGTCAAAGACACACTGGAACTGATTACCAGTAATTTTGAAGTTGACCGGATTGAGGTTAAAAGC
Protein-coding regions in this window:
- a CDS encoding ATP-binding cassette domain-containing protein, yielding MLIETKNLAKVYQKTISTKLFHKKSQAFSAVKNVSLTIKPGEHIGLVGLNGSGKSTLIKMILGILKPSTGNVLTFGREPISNRQKNAMKIGIVFGQRSQLRWDLPALDTFKLNKEIYGVSDNDFSKRLAHLSRLLDADEFLQQPVRTLSLGQRMKAEFIAALIHDPELIILDEPTIGLDVVTKKSICAFLKTLTNKTIIFTSHDLTEVEEVSSRIIILHHGQLLLDKSIGEILRLDVPTAITFASSASLEELQNAFTNIRQLENGDYQIADLAKRDVKDTLELITSNFEVDRIEVKSAKLEYLLACAAKETGDCDAG